A portion of the Corallincola holothuriorum genome contains these proteins:
- a CDS encoding HlyD family secretion protein, protein MTENKTQTETSSNEEPQAAVDESLTSDAEQTAAIDEQAKALKVKKITQGVLIACVLLFVWYLIADRVTPNTDQARLRAYVVPVVAEVAGTVIEIGVDNNEIVKQDSLLFRIDPEKYQLAVVQAEADLEMAGQAIGADLEAVSAAQANVLDAQAHLTNKEAQAKRTLTLTKKGIMAQSFGDQAVASVAKAKASLAKAQADLRASKQKLGSEGENNPRIRNAIAALRKARLDLQNTVVTAPHLGVATNVQISVGHYAQTGAPLMTFISAEDVWIEAYMRENNLENIKAGDDVEMVLDAAPGRVFKGKVASVGFGVNWDKNNQLGQLQTINTASGWLREAQRMPVIIQFTDDDSTGLRRVGGQVDVIVYTGDGWIMNSIGKLWIRFISLLSYAY, encoded by the coding sequence ATGACAGAGAACAAAACACAGACAGAGACGTCCTCTAATGAAGAGCCTCAAGCCGCCGTCGATGAGTCTCTCACCTCTGATGCAGAGCAAACGGCAGCGATCGATGAGCAAGCGAAGGCATTAAAAGTGAAAAAGATTACACAAGGCGTCTTAATTGCCTGTGTATTACTGTTTGTCTGGTATCTTATCGCCGATCGCGTTACCCCCAACACCGATCAAGCACGATTACGCGCTTACGTGGTCCCCGTGGTTGCTGAAGTCGCCGGCACAGTGATAGAGATAGGTGTCGACAATAACGAAATCGTTAAACAAGACAGCCTGTTGTTTCGTATTGATCCGGAGAAATACCAACTCGCAGTCGTTCAGGCAGAAGCCGACTTAGAGATGGCAGGCCAAGCAATTGGCGCGGACCTGGAAGCGGTCAGTGCTGCGCAAGCCAATGTGTTAGACGCCCAAGCCCACCTGACCAATAAAGAAGCCCAAGCCAAACGAACGCTTACCCTGACCAAGAAAGGGATCATGGCGCAATCATTTGGTGACCAAGCCGTTGCTTCAGTGGCCAAAGCAAAAGCCTCGCTGGCAAAGGCGCAGGCCGATCTGCGCGCTTCGAAACAGAAGTTAGGTAGTGAAGGAGAAAACAACCCGCGCATCCGTAACGCCATTGCCGCTCTGCGAAAAGCTCGTCTTGATCTGCAAAATACCGTAGTCACAGCTCCTCATTTAGGGGTAGCGACCAACGTGCAGATCAGCGTGGGACATTACGCCCAGACCGGTGCGCCACTGATGACTTTTATCTCGGCAGAAGATGTTTGGATCGAAGCCTATATGCGTGAGAACAACCTCGAAAATATTAAGGCCGGTGATGATGTTGAGATGGTACTTGATGCTGCACCAGGCCGCGTATTTAAAGGCAAGGTCGCCAGCGTCGGCTTCGGTGTTAACTGGGATAAGAACAACCAGCTTGGGCAACTACAAACCATTAATACCGCCAGTGGCTGGTTACGGGAAGCGCAGCGCATGCCAGTTATCATTCAGTTCACTGACGACGACAGCACAGGCTTACGCCGAGTCGGCGGACAAGTGGATGTGATTGTTTATACCGGCGACGGTTGGATTATGAATAGCATAGGTAAGCTGTGGATACGCTTCATCAGTCTGCTCAGTTATGCCTACTAA
- a CDS encoding S10 family peptidase — protein sequence MKPANLLFISLLSILLCRFAIAEEATEQNTTKALPEPVRVEKKLSGKFNDKKIEYRVIAADTHLVDDDSKPMASIFSTAYIATGKKKSEQRPLIFFFNGGPGSASVWLHLGGFGPKRVVVPSNGENAGAPPYPLIDNPLAMLDIADLVFVDPVGTGYSRAIGEYQGTDFWGVKKDAEVLSRFVRHFISEHKRWNSPRYLAGESYGTTRIGALVRELQEGWNAVNLNGILLISAIVDYQTGDFFPGNEQPFMSFLPTYAATAWYHNALPNKPEQLAPFIEEVKAFVLNEYSVALLKGSRLTTEERAVIIEKLHQYTGLSKQYLAATDLRIHEMRFMKELLREQGKVVGRLDSRYLGTDADSAGETFEADPSGYGIAAAYTAAINDYLGRQIGVERKEIYQILSSEVYRHWDWSMGGSPREENVINVAPLIAKGMRQNRDLRIFVANGYYDMATPFFATEQSFAHYGIDPKRVTMTYYPAGHMMYVHEPSLKQLTDDVRRFIETP from the coding sequence ATGAAGCCCGCCAATCTATTATTCATCAGCTTGCTATCTATACTCTTGTGTCGCTTTGCGATCGCCGAAGAAGCCACCGAACAAAACACCACGAAGGCGCTCCCCGAACCGGTGCGGGTGGAGAAAAAGCTGTCAGGAAAATTCAATGATAAAAAGATCGAGTACCGCGTTATCGCCGCTGATACTCATCTGGTCGATGATGACAGCAAGCCAATGGCCAGTATCTTTAGCACGGCCTATATCGCTACCGGCAAGAAAAAGAGTGAGCAACGACCGCTGATATTCTTTTTCAATGGCGGCCCTGGCAGCGCGTCAGTTTGGCTGCACCTGGGGGGCTTTGGACCAAAACGTGTCGTTGTCCCCTCCAATGGTGAAAATGCAGGCGCACCGCCTTATCCCTTGATCGACAACCCGTTAGCGATGCTGGACATTGCCGACCTGGTGTTCGTTGACCCCGTTGGCACGGGTTACTCCCGAGCAATAGGGGAATATCAAGGCACCGATTTCTGGGGCGTGAAAAAAGACGCTGAAGTGCTGTCTCGCTTCGTTCGTCACTTTATCAGTGAACACAAACGCTGGAACTCACCACGTTACCTGGCAGGCGAAAGCTATGGCACGACGCGTATCGGGGCGCTGGTACGAGAACTACAAGAGGGCTGGAACGCAGTCAATCTGAACGGCATTCTGCTGATCTCTGCGATTGTCGATTACCAAACCGGTGACTTTTTTCCCGGTAATGAGCAACCGTTTATGAGCTTCCTGCCGACTTATGCAGCCACCGCTTGGTATCACAATGCACTGCCTAACAAACCCGAACAGTTGGCACCATTCATTGAAGAAGTGAAGGCGTTTGTTCTCAATGAATACTCTGTTGCCCTGCTCAAAGGCAGTCGGCTGACCACAGAAGAACGTGCAGTGATCATTGAAAAGCTGCATCAATACACTGGACTCTCCAAGCAGTATCTCGCCGCAACCGATCTGCGTATTCATGAGATGCGTTTTATGAAAGAGCTGCTTCGTGAACAAGGAAAAGTCGTAGGCCGTCTGGACTCCCGTTATTTAGGTACTGATGCCGATAGCGCAGGGGAAACGTTCGAAGCCGATCCGTCGGGTTATGGTATCGCCGCAGCTTATACCGCAGCGATAAATGACTATCTGGGACGCCAGATCGGAGTTGAGCGTAAAGAGATCTACCAGATCCTGAGCAGCGAAGTTTACAGACATTGGGATTGGTCCATGGGCGGCTCGCCCCGAGAAGAAAACGTCATCAATGTCGCTCCTTTGATTGCTAAAGGGATGCGCCAAAATCGTGATCTCAGGATCTTTGTCGCCAATGGCTACTACGATATGGCAACGCCCTTTTTCGCTACCGAACAATCCTTTGCCCATTACGGCATCGATCCAAAGCGTGTCACTATGACCTATTATCCGGCCGGACATATGATGTATGTCCACGAACCCAGCCTAAAACAGCTTACTGATGATGTCCGTAGGTTTATCGAAACTCCCTAG
- the accC gene encoding acetyl-CoA carboxylase biotin carboxylase subunit — MLDKVVIANRGEIALRILRACKELGIKTVAVHSTADRELKHVLLADESICIGNAPAQESYLNVPSIISAAEVSDAVAIHPGYGFLAENAEFAEQVENSGFIFIGPTAETIRLMGDKVSAIEAMKKAGVPCVPGSDGPLGDDEAKNISIAKRIGYPVIIKASGGGGGRGMRVVREEKELIQSIAMTRAEAKAAFNNDIVYMEKFLENPRHIEVQVMADGQGSAIHFGERDCSMQRRHQKVVEEAPAPGVTEEMRRFIGERCCRACVEINYRGAGTFEFLFENGEFYFIEMNTRIQVEHPVTEMVTGVDLIKEQLRVAAGQPLSFTQEEIKIRGHAIECRINAEDPKSFIPSPGKIKRFHAPGGLGVRWDSHIYTDYSVPPNYDSMVGKLICYGESRDVAIARMKHALNEIVVEGIKTNINLHKEIMADENFQFGGANIHYLEKKLGLQ; from the coding sequence ATGCTGGATAAAGTCGTCATCGCCAATCGCGGCGAAATCGCGCTTCGTATCCTCCGAGCTTGTAAAGAGCTGGGGATCAAGACAGTCGCAGTGCACTCCACTGCTGACCGCGAACTAAAACATGTACTGCTGGCCGACGAGTCGATCTGTATCGGGAATGCGCCAGCCCAAGAAAGCTACCTCAACGTACCGTCCATCATCAGTGCGGCAGAAGTTAGCGACGCAGTGGCTATCCACCCTGGTTACGGCTTTTTGGCTGAGAACGCTGAATTTGCCGAACAGGTAGAGAACAGTGGTTTCATTTTTATTGGGCCAACGGCCGAAACCATCCGCCTGATGGGTGACAAAGTCTCAGCCATTGAGGCGATGAAGAAAGCGGGTGTCCCCTGTGTTCCCGGTTCTGATGGGCCTCTGGGCGACGATGAGGCGAAGAATATCTCTATCGCCAAACGTATCGGCTACCCTGTGATCATCAAAGCCTCCGGTGGCGGTGGTGGTCGTGGTATGCGTGTTGTACGAGAAGAGAAAGAGCTGATCCAATCGATCGCCATGACTCGCGCTGAAGCTAAAGCTGCCTTTAACAACGATATTGTCTACATGGAGAAGTTCCTCGAGAACCCTCGCCATATCGAAGTTCAGGTCATGGCTGACGGTCAGGGCAGTGCGATCCACTTTGGTGAGCGCGATTGTTCTATGCAACGTCGCCACCAAAAAGTGGTTGAAGAAGCACCTGCGCCAGGCGTAACTGAAGAGATGCGCCGCTTTATCGGTGAGCGCTGCTGCCGTGCCTGTGTAGAGATTAACTACCGTGGTGCTGGCACCTTCGAATTCCTATTTGAGAACGGCGAGTTCTATTTCATCGAAATGAACACCCGTATTCAGGTAGAGCACCCTGTGACAGAGATGGTCACCGGTGTGGATCTGATTAAAGAGCAACTGCGCGTGGCTGCAGGCCAACCGCTCTCTTTCACTCAGGAAGAGATTAAGATCCGTGGTCATGCCATTGAATGCCGGATTAACGCAGAAGATCCTAAGTCGTTTATTCCGTCGCCAGGTAAGATCAAGCGCTTTCATGCTCCGGGTGGTTTAGGGGTGCGTTGGGATTCCCATATCTATACAGATTATTCAGTGCCGCCGAACTATGACTCTATGGTAGGTAAGCTGATCTGTTACGGCGAAAGCCGCGATGTCGCCATCGCTCGCATGAAGCACGCGCTGAATGAGATCGTAGTCGAAGGGATCAAGACCAACATCAACCTGCACAAAGAGATCATGGCCGACGAGAACTTCCAGTTTGGTGGTGCGAATATCCACTATTTGGAAAAGAAACTCGGTTTGCAGTAA
- the accB gene encoding acetyl-CoA carboxylase biotin carboxyl carrier protein gives MDIRKIKKLIELVEESGINELEITEGEESVRISCGGTMMQAPVQYQAAPAAAPAAAPAAAPAAAAAPVADEPAGHLVRSPMVGTFYRASSPEAKPFSEVGQHVNAGDVLCIVEAMKMMNQIEADTSGVIKAILVNNGDAVEFDEPMFVIE, from the coding sequence ATGGATATTCGCAAAATTAAAAAACTGATCGAGTTAGTCGAAGAATCAGGTATCAATGAACTGGAGATCACCGAAGGTGAAGAATCCGTGCGCATCAGCTGTGGTGGCACAATGATGCAGGCACCGGTCCAGTATCAAGCCGCCCCAGCGGCCGCGCCAGCTGCAGCACCAGCCGCAGCACCTGCGGCAGCAGCGGCTCCTGTAGCTGACGAACCAGCGGGTCATTTGGTTCGCTCACCTATGGTCGGTACCTTCTACCGCGCATCATCGCCTGAAGCTAAGCCATTTTCCGAAGTCGGCCAGCATGTAAATGCTGGAGACGTCCTCTGCATCGTCGAAGCGATGAAGATGATGAACCAGATCGAAGCAGACACGTCCGGTGTTATTAAAGCGATCCTGGTCAACAACGGCGACGCTGTTGAGTTCGACGAACCCATGTTTGTTATCGAATAA
- the aroQ gene encoding type II 3-dehydroquinate dehydratase, producing the protein MEAKLNILLLNGPNLNLLGLREPEIYGHQTLTDVVQALDAQAASYGVQLSHLQSNAEHELIEAIHKARGKMDFILINPAAFTHTSVAIRDALLGVAIPFIEIHLSNVHARESFRHHSYLSDVAEGVICGLGIQGYEFALQAACRRLCPND; encoded by the coding sequence ATGGAAGCAAAACTCAACATTTTATTGCTGAATGGCCCAAACCTAAATCTACTTGGTTTACGCGAGCCTGAGATCTATGGCCATCAAACACTGACCGATGTGGTTCAGGCACTTGATGCCCAAGCCGCTTCTTATGGTGTGCAGCTTTCCCATCTTCAAAGCAACGCTGAGCATGAGCTAATTGAAGCGATCCATAAGGCGCGGGGAAAGATGGACTTCATCTTGATTAACCCTGCCGCTTTCACTCACACCAGTGTAGCAATACGCGATGCACTGCTGGGGGTGGCTATTCCATTTATAGAAATACACCTGTCCAATGTCCATGCCCGCGAATCGTTCCGCCACCACTCCTACTTGTCTGATGTAGCAGAAGGCGTCATTTGCGGTTTGGGCATTCAAGGTTATGAGTTTGCACTGCAGGCGGCATGTCGCCGACTGTGCCCCAACGACTAG